The genomic window GCTAAACGCCCCCAGCTCCACACCATGGGTGCTGGATATCTTCCTCACCTTGGTGTTTGCCCTGGGGTTCTTCTTCCTGTTACTCCCCTACTTCTCTTACCTGCGTTGTGACGACCCACCCTCACCATCGCCTGGGAAGAGAAAGGTAAGGAGCCCTCAGTCCGGACCCACAGAGCTtgactctctcctttctttttattattggttCCACTTTTCCAAATCCAGTGGAGAGCCTTCTATGATGGGAAGTCTCAGAAGAGACCAGAACATCATCCTTCCAGGGAGAGGCAGGGCAGCCAGGGGTTGGTAGGGGTGGATAGTGTACTGGGATTTCCATCCCAAGCTCTCAGTCCATCTGTCGGGGAGCACAGGAGGCATCAAGGCAAAATCAAACCAGTGGACTCAGCACCAGTACCAGTCATGAGCTGAGTAGGGAGGTCTCTGTCTGAGACCAGGCCCTGAGCCATGGCTCATCAGCCCCTTTCTGGGGCAGGTGGCTCAGGGCCCATCCTCCTCTGTGTGGGGTGATCTGGGGCCTGTGCTGGGCCCCCGAGGGCCTCCCACCAGGGCCTGGTGTCTCCTCTGGTCTCCTGGGAAGCAGAATCCTACCTGACAGCTCAGCAGTGCCTGCGGGCCTGAGCCTGGGTGTTCCTGGAGCGGAGGAACAGGGACTGAAGGCGTCCGTGGTGGACCTCATATTGaaaatccctctctctctctctctctctctctctctctctctctctctctctctgtgtgtgtgtgtgtgtgtgttatttttacttcatttattttattttattttattttttgagacggagtctcgctctgtggcgcaggttggagtgaaatggagcgatatcggctcattgcaacctctgcttcccgaattcaagcgattctcctgtcttagcgtcctgaatagctggggattacaggcgcccaccaccatgcccgcctaatttttgtatttttagtagagacggggtttcaccatggccaggctagtctcaaactcctgacctcaggtgatcaacccaccttggcctcccaaagtgcttggattataggtgtgagccaccgcgcccggccccctctTGCTGTTTTTCTAAGAAGAAAAGCAGTTTATCATCCATTTAAACATGAGTGGGAGGAAGCACACAGAGCTCCctgagcaagacagagagagctATGCGGTTCCTGAGTGCAGCGTGCTGCGGCTGGGCTGGGGCGGAGAGGGAGAGCCGGTCCTAGCTTCTCGCCCTTTCTTGTCTCCCAGTGTCATCTTGTCTTTCCACGTCATCTTGTCTCTCCGCGTCATCTTGTCTCCCCACGTCATCGTGTCTCCTATTGTCCAGTAGGGCGGAGGGGGAGGCCCAGAGGCAGGATGAAAAACCACAGTCTGAGAGGTAAGGCTCTGCCAGAGCACACTAGAGTGAATTTGATCTCATCTGTCCCAGAGGGAACTGACTCTGAAGAAGTCAGTTGAAGAAGCCTGAGGTGGGGGTTCCTAGGAAGGAAATCAGAACCCCGGGTCCTTCTCAGATTCCATGCCGGAATGAAGCCATGGTGGGCCAGGGACTGGGCGTTACCCAGCAGGGGGCACTGTGTGTGTCCTGGGGAGACCAATGCCTGCCTGGATGCGGAGGGGGGTGAGGGGGCCTCCCGCTCCCTGGGAGTAGCTGTTCAACTCTGCTAAGGCTGATTCCTCTTTGAGACCACCCCAGTCCTTTCTCCCCACAGGGCAGTTGTGAGGactgtgggggtgggagggggggcTCCGTGTGTGGAAGCCCTTTGTGAATGAAAAAGCCCTGTCCTCCATGCCTTGCTATTACTGTCGGGGCCATGTGGCTTTGGACACAGATGGGTGGGTTCCAGGGTCTAATTCCCCATGGTCTTCCCTAAAGAAACAGCCACTCAGCCTCCTGTGAGATCCCAGGCCCCTCCCTCACTGCCCTAACCCAGTCTCTTGATTTCCAGCTTGTAGAGAGTGCCCGACAGGCCTGGAAGAGACTTGTGACCTGCTTTCACAACTGCAGAGGTGAGGCACTTCCCCTTCCCTGCATCCTTCCTACCAGGGCTGGGATGCCACCCCAGGGCCATAGGCAGCCTGGAGCTGACCTGGGATGGGGAGACCAGGGGGACAGAGGATGGAAGGGGTAACAGGAGAATTGGGCGGTCAGGGTGTGGGGTGGTGGAGGGGCTGTGGCCCGAGCGCCCACTCTGCCCTCTGGCCCCACCTGCTCCTGGCTGCAGCTCGTGCTTCCTGTCTCCTGCAGCCTCCTGGGGCCACACCTTCACAAAGGTGACTTTGGTCAGCTCTCCGGTCCAGACCCCCCAGGTGAGGTGGGCAAAAGAGCACCTGATGGAGCCTCCCGGTCTTCTCATGAGCCTATGGAAGATGCTGCTCCCATTCTCTCCCCGTTAGCTTCCCCGGATCCTCGAGCCAAGCATCCTCAGGATCTGGCCTCCACCCCATCACCAGGCCCAATGaccacctcagtctcctcccTAAGTGCCTCCCAGCCACCAGAACCTTCCCTTCCCCTAGAACGCCCCTCACCCGAGCCACCTGCACTTTTCCCTCACCCACCACACACCCCTGATCCTTTGGCCTGCTCTCCGCCTCCTCCAAAAGGCTTCACTGCTCCTCCCCTGCGGGACTCCACACTCATAACTCCATCTCACTGTGACTCAGTGGCACTTCCACCGGGCACCGTCCCTCAAAGCTTGTCTACACATGAGGATTTGGTGGCTTCTGTCCCAGCCGTCTCAGGCCTTGGCAGCTCAAACAGTCATGTTTCTGCCTCCTCCTGGTGGCAGGAGACTACCAGAACCTGGTGCGCCCTCAACTCGTCAGTCCAGCAAGATCATCTTTCGCGCCACCTACCAGAGACCTGTCAGATGAAAGCTGGTAACCCGTTTTTGCTCAGCTCTGATGGCCAGAATGTCGTGGGGATACAAGTCACAGAAACAACCAAGGTCAacatttgggaagaaaaagaaaatgatggatCATTTACAAACCAAATGACCCCAGAAAAGCACTTAAATTCTTTGGGGAATTTGGTTAAATCTTTGGGTGCTGAGCAGGACACCACAACCCCAAAACCCTTCTGGAACATGGGAGAGAACTCGAAACAGCTGCCCGGACCTCAGAAGCTCTCAGATCCTAGGCTCTTGCAGGAAAGTTTTCAGAAGAATTATAGCCAGCTTTTCTGGGGCCTCCCCTCTCTGCACAGCGAGTCCCTGGTGGCTAATGCCTGGGTAACTGACATGTCTTATACTTTACAGTCTCCTCCTTTCTTGTTCAATGAAATGTCCAATGTCTGCCCAATTCAAAGGCAGACTACAATGTCCCGACTGCTtttccaggcccagcccctgtcCCATCTGGGGCCCAAGTCCCAACCCTTTATTTCATCCACACCCCAATTCCAGCCCACACCTGTGGCTCAGGCCGATGGTCAGGCCCATCTTCAATCCTCTTTCCCAGTCCTATCTCCTGCTTTTCCATCCCCGATTAGGAACACTGGAATAGCTTGCCCTGCATTGCAGAATAAAGTGCAAGCTCTCTCACTACCTGAAACTCAGCACCCTGAATGGCCTTTGTTGAGGAAACAACTAGAAGATAGGTTGGCTTTACCCTCTAGGGTCCAAAAATCTCAGGACGTCTTTAGTGTCTCCACTCCTAACCTTCCCCAGGAAAGCTTGACGTCCATTCTGCCTGAGAACTTTCCAATCAGTCCTGAACTCCGAAGACAACTGGAGCAACACATAAAAAAGTGGATCATCCAACATGAGGGCAACCTGGGAAGGATCCAAGAGTCTCTGGATCTGATGCAGCTTCGGGACGAATCACCAGGGACAAGTCAGGCCAAGGGCAAACCCAGGCCCTGGCAGTCCTCCAGGTCCACAGGTGAAAGCAGCAAGGAGGCACAGAAGGTGAAGTTCCAGCTAGAGAGGGACCTGTGCCCACATCTGGGGCAAGTTCTGGGTGAGACCCCACAAAATCTATCCAGGGGCATGGAAAGCTTCCCAGGGAAGGTTCTGGGGGTGACTTCTGAGGAGTCGGAAAGGAACTTGAGGAAGCCCTTGAGGAGCAACTTGGGAAGTGACTTATTAAGATGCACAGAGAAGACTCATATAGAAAACATCCTGAAAGCCCACATGGACAGGAAGTTGGGCCAGACCAACGAGGGCTTGATCCCCGTAAGTGTGCGTCGATCCTGGCTTGCTGTCGACCAGGCTTTTCCCGTGTCCGACACCCACGTGAAAACCAGCAATCTAGCAGCCCCGAAAAGTGGGAAAGCCTGTGTGAACACGGCCAAGGTGCTTTCCTTCCTCGAACCGTGTACTCAGCAGGTGCTAGGAGCCCATATTGTGAGGTTTTGGGCCAAACACAGGTGGGGTCTACCCCTCAGGGTCCTCAAGCCCATTCAGTGCTTTAAACTGGAAAAGGTTTCATCCTTGTCCCTAACACAGCTTGCCGGTCCCTCCTCAGCCACCTGTGAATCTGGGGCTGGCTCAGAAGTTGAGGTGGCCACATTCCTTAGAAAGCCACCAATGGCAAGTCTGAGAAAGCAGGTGCTGACCGAAGCATCTGTTCACATGCCAGAGAGTCTTCTGGCCTCCTCACCTGCATGTAAGCAGTTCCAGAGGGCCCCGCGAGGAATCCCATCTTGGAATGATCATGGGCCCTTGAAGGCTCCTCCAGCtggacaggagggcaggaggccATCTAAGCCCCTCACATACAGCTTCACAGGCAGCACACAGCAGAGCAGGAGCTTAGGAGCCCAATCTTCAAAGCCTGGAGAGACAAGGGAGGCAGTGCCACAATGCAGAGTCCCCTTGGAAACCTGTATGCTGGCAAACCTCCAAGCCACAAGTGAGGATGTGCATGGTTTCGAGGCTCCAGGGACCAGCAAAAGCTCTCTACCCCCTAGAGTGTCTGTCTCCCAAGATCCAAGAAAGCTGCGTCTTATGGAGGAGGTTGTTAGTGAATTTGAGCCTGGAATGGCCACAAAGTCAAAGACCCAGCCTCAAGTTTGTGCCGCTGTTGCGCTCCTTCCAGATGGGCAAGCATCTGTTGTGCCTCATGCTTCAGAGAATTTGGCTTCTCAAGTGCCCCAGGGCCATCTCCAGAGCATGCCTACTGGGAACATGCGGGCATCCCAGGAGCTACGTGACCTCATGGCAGCCAGAAGGAGCAATCTGGGGCACAAGGAGCCCAGGAACCCAAACTGTCAAGGCTCATGCAAGAGCCAAAGGCCAATGTTTCCCCCTACTCGCAAGAGTGAGAACTCTAGGAAGCCCAACttagaaaaacatgaagaaaggCTTGAAGGATTGAGGACTCCTCAACTTACCCCAGTCAGGAAAAAAGAAGACACCCATCAGGATGAAGGCGTCCAGCTACTGCCATCAAAAAGCCACTTTGGAGAAAACATCAAGCAATTTTTTCAGtggattttttcaaagaaaacaagCAAGCCGGCACCAGTCACTGCTGAGAgccaaaaaacagtaaaaaacagTTCATGTGTGTACAGCAGCAGTGCTGAAGCTCAGGGTCTCATGACAGCAGTTGGACAAATGCTGGAGGAGAAAATGTCACTTTGCCATGCGCGCCATGCCTCGAAGTTAAATCAGCACAAACAGGAGTTTCAAGCCCCAGTCTGTGGGTTTCCCTGCAACCACAGGCACCTTTTCtactcagaacacagcagaatACTGAGCTATGCAGCCAGCAGTCAACAAGCCCCTCTCAAGAGCCAGGGTTGTCCCAACAGAGGCAGGCAAATCAGAGATCAACAGCTGAAAAGTGTCCGGTGCAACAATGAGCAATGGGGCCTGCGACATCCCCAACTCTTGCACCCCAAGAAAGCTGTATCCCCAGTCAGTCCCCCTAAGCACTGGCCGAAGACATCCGGTGCCTCTagccaccatcaccactgtccaaGGCACTGTCTTCTTTGGGAAGGTATCTGATTTGGTCAGTCACAAATTCTTTTTTAGCCTTCCCTGGAGAAAAACAAGTCCCCAAGAAAAAATTCACTCTatgtagagaaaaaatattttctctcatgttAGTACATGCAGAACATTTAATATTCCACAATATATATGGTTTTTTATTCATAAGAGGGTGATGGCTTTTATTTGTGCCGTGCTTCGTGTGGGCTTGGTTTCCAGAAGCGACAGGACATGGAGGGATGTTGACAGTGGTGCTGTAATCTCACCTTCATCCTGAGTTCCTTCACTGAACCTTACGTTTCCATAATATCGTCTttacacaaacaacaaaaaattctaaaaacaagaTGAGAAAAACCTATGAAGGTCCCACTCTGAAATAAGGTTCAATCCATCTTTCCACTACTTACTCTACCTCAAACTTCGTGCAGCTGTAGGGAGAAGGTTTGCAGAGATGTCACAGGACTGCACATCTCCATGCAGGCTCCAGGAAGTGCCACAGCCCAGTAGCTTCATGTGTCTCAAAATAGTGGAAGTTTGGGTGCGAAAGTGCTGGGCCCTGAGTTCAGAAGTGGGAGAAGTCTTGACCCTGGGTATTCTGGTGGAGAATAGATAATGTCTGCCCCTGGGAAGCCCCTTCTCTCCCTGACAAAGGCTGGGATGGAGATGGGCCCTCTTAGCTCAGCCAACATGCAAAGCACAGAGTCCCCATCCCACTGCTTCTCCCTTTCTCGCACTCTGGAGTGGCGGTGGGGACAGAACTTCCAGCTCTGTGCATGTgtaggtgggggctggggggtcAGGGGGGCGGCCTTCATGGAGGCTGCTGAGGGCCGTGAACTCCCCTGCCCCAGATGGGTGAATGACCCTGCTCCTGGGTCACCAGCCTTTGTCTATCTCACCTACATGTCTCTCAGCTTCAGAGAAGTAGTTCTGGGTGAATGGAGTAGGGTATGCCTGTGTGTGCAGAGGCTTCTGATGGTGGGACTCTGTAGAACTATAGGGGATGCAGACAGAGAACTGAAAAGGAGGCAAAGTGGTGTGTGTGAGGGAGCCATAAGTGGTGCCATGACACAGGAGACTCTGACATTCCAACCCCTTAGACAGGCCTAGAGGGGCCTAGTGTCTCATCCTGGCCCCACCCCAGGGTCTGTCTCTGCTCCAGCTCCCAGATCACAGACCCCTAGAAAAACCACATTTACCCCCAACACAGAGGGCCATATTGGTGAGAAGGCAAAGTGAATAAGGAAGATGAATTTCTTAACATCTTTGATAAGCTTGCACATAATAAtctattgaacttttttttttttttttttttgagacagggtttcactcttttgcccgggctggagtgaagtggtgcgatctcggctcactgcaaactcccgctcccgggttcaagcgattcttctgcctcagcctcccgagtgggaataggcacccaccaccatgcccgactaatttttatatttttagtagagatggggttttgctatgttggccaggctggtctcgaactcctggcctcaggtgatctaccggcctcagcctcccaaagagctaggattacagccgtgagccgtGGCGCCTGGCCTAcctattgaattttttaaaggatgTGTTGACAATAGGTGGAAAAGCAAGGACTAGAGAACCCCAGGCATGAGTCTGAGTCTGGTGACCTTTAATATACACGTAGCCTCAGGACTGCTCCCTGGGGAGAGGTGGTGACTTACAAGGGCCCAGCAGCTGAGCTGGGGTCACAGAGCAAATCTCCCCTGGCTCCTGACATCCTTGCTTGCCCCAGAGACCAGCAGGggaagaggcaggcaggcaggattTGAACATACAAGGGAGCTGGAGGTGACCTGTCCAGAAAGGGCAGGGTATGGGTAGGGCATACCTGCTGTCCCTGCTGTCCCTGCTGTCTCCCTCTGCTTTCAGCACAgctttcctcctctctgggccctGTCCATATGGGAAAGAAGGAGGTCTCCACAAATCAGGGACAGGAGGAGCCAGGTCTCCAGAGGGAGTTTTCTCTGCCTTATGCCACATACAGGCGTGCAAGATGCCCAGTTCCGGGGCCCTCATTTCAATGGTGGAGAGGCTAGTGCCAGGCAGTGCCACTGATCTAGATGACAATGGAAATGGCCCTGCCCCCAACATGTGGGACTGGCCGGCACCAGGGGTGTAGGGGTCAGTGGGCACAGTCCCCAGCCTGTGGCTTCTCCTGGGGCCAGGTCCTGTCTGGGGCCCGGATAACTGAAGCAGCCTCCAAGGTGGGCCCAGCGGTGACAGCGGAGCCAGGATCAGCAGGAGGAGCTGGGACCTGGAGCAGAGAGCAGCCCCGGTCCCCTGAGACCCTGACCACTGAGGATGGGCCATGCCTGGCTGCTGCTGGGTTCCCTCAGGAAACCAAGAGGCGAGTTCTGGGATGTGGAGGAGCTGGACGTGGAGCCCACGGCTCGGGCCAGGAGAAGCGCCACAGGCAACGCTGAGAGACCAGCAAGAACACAGGAAGCCACAAGCCCTTAGCCCTTCTGCAGCTCAGTCTCCCATGACATGCAGCGAGGCCAGCAATGGAGAGACCCACAGAGACCTCCCACAGGAACCTCACAGGGACATCTCATACAGAGTGAGCACACTGGAACCTCTCACtgccacagagagagacacactgcagcctccacagaGACCCCACGGAGCTCTCAGAGACCTCATGGTGCCCCACAGAGACCTAGCACAGAGATTCCCAGAGTCCTCACACAGAGAACCCCACAGAGGCCACGCTGAGAGACTTCACTCAGTCCCACAGAGACCTCCCGCAAATGTCAGAGAACTTCCATGGTTCTCACAGAGAGATCTCACATAGAGACCCCACAAAGACCTCGAGACTTCACACAGAGTCATAAAACAGGGACCTCATGCAGAGACTcatgcagctcactgcaacctctggcctcCAGCCCCAGAAATGGCACACGGCACCCCCCACTGCCTCACAGAGACCTCTCTCAGGGTCCTCCTCACACAGAGACCTTGCCTGGAGATCTCCCACTCTCCACAGAGACCTTGTATAGattcctcacacacaggcctcaGGTTGCTCCACACTCATTGCCTGGAAACCTCTCACATAGAATTCCCTCAAACATTCCACACAGAGATTTTGTAGGGCTCTCACAGGGTCCTCACACAGGGTCCTCAGCACGGAGATTTCACACAGGGACTTCCCACACAGACGCCACAGAGACCTCTGGAAGATACCTTCCACACAGACCTTCTGCAAAGTCCTCATACAGAGGCCTCACAAGAGGCAATAGAGCCCTCTTGCTGCCCCATGGAGTCCTCCCACAGAAACCTCATGTGGCCTCACAGGCCTCGGACAGAAACTGACTCGGATTTCTCAGAGACTTTCCACACAGAATTCACGCAGAAACCTCACACTGAGGCTCCACAGAGACCTCACTTAGAGTTCTCACTGGGAGCCTGGCACTGAGGCCTCCCATGTAGCGCTCACACAGCATCCTCGCCGTAGGTGAGATGCCCCTCACAGATACTCCTCAGAGATCTGGCCCAGAGGCTTCACAGAGACCTCACATCCATCCATTCTTTAGGGACCTGAGCAGCCACCTGTTGACACGTCCTTCTCAGTGGATATAAAACCACTTAGCACAGTAGCAGCACAGCCGGGATATCAGTTGCACTCCCCAGGAACCCTGGTACACCCAGATACTGTCAGCATTGCAGTGAAGGTGGTTTCCTGCTTGGGGACatcttcacactttttttttttttttttttttttttggtaatatcgCTGCCTCTGAAAAGAATTATGGATTCCACAAGCAGACCTGCAAAATTATTTCTTCCACAGGTTTCCATTAGCTTGAATTCTGACCCGCAAtttagaaaattcattttttttaaattattttttgagatggagtcttgctctgttgcccaggctggagtccagtgggataatcttggctcactgcaatctctgcctcccgaattcaagagattctcctgcctcagcctcctgagtagctgggattataggcgtgcactaccatgcccggctaatttttgtatttttagtagagacagggtttcaccatgttggccagctggactcgaactcctgacctcaggtgatccacccgcctcggcctcccaaaatgctgacattataggcatgagccactgtgcccaaccaaaaatttttaaatgaggaaaatattacCAActttcaatgaaagaaaatatcttatttGTTCAGTTTGTTATTATCCAGCCAAATTATATCaatgtcatatattttttaaagtatagggGAGACAAGACTTGAATTTGAGATGCCTGACTTCTGTACTTTGAAAATATGATAAAAACCTCTAGAAAATGAACCCCAGAAATGAAACAAACCAGCAAAGAGGCATCTGGACTCACACTGGTCTCCCAGGGGACTGTGCAACTAGCATATAATTTCATACAGAACAGCTTGGATCACGTTTGcagagttcattttatttttagcaagCTAATAATCATGCAAAGATTTTTCACAAATAGGTCAAATCTCTAGCAATATTCTTATTGTATCACTTGGAAAAATTATacttcttaatattattttattccttaaaatgCAGTAATGCCCTCAAATAGTAGTATGACACATGTTTCTAAGACATGACATAGTCCTAATGTTCCACAAACATAGCTTAAGCAGATGGGCAATttaaaaggatttatttttttaatagttctATGAAACGCGCATTCTCTAAGATAGGCAGTAGGGATCCATTTTGTATTCATTAGAGGGCTAAAAAAGGAATGTTTTGAAATCTTACAAAACAAATTAATCTATGCTTGAGATATACACATAgcctaataaaatatattgaggAAGGGACACGTTAACATTTGAGTGGAAGAAGGTAAACATTTAATCAGCAtttgtataataaaaatgaattatgaatGGCCTGACTAATTATATACGCAGCACTTTCCAAAGGGTGCACTCTGGTAAGACTACTTACTTCTCATTGCTCATAAGCAAACTGTTGTCCTTGCCTTggtaaaatctattttaaaaatagccgtTAAAGCATATCACTAGATTATCCAACGGGATGACGGGGTTACAGTCTTTTCTCTAAGAGAGGCATAGCCGACACCAAGGCTCTTTTAGCCTACTTGTTTCAACAAGAAATCCCCTTTCTGTATTCATCAtagttaaaaaattttaacttaatttttctaCTTCCTTATAATGTCACTGCATCGTAAAATAATAGAATCGACATGGATCATCagattatacatatacatatatatacaggtttttttttttttttttttttttttttttttgaggcagagtcttgctctgtcacccaggctggagtgcagtggcgtgatcttggctcactgcaagctcagcctcctgggttcacgccgttctcctgcctcagcctcctgaatagctgggactacaggcgccagctaccatgcgtggctaatttttttgttttttttttttttttttttagtagagacagggtttcaccgtgttaacccggttggtctggatctcctgaccatgtgatccacccgcctcggcctcccaaagtgctgggattacaggcatgggccaccgcgcttggcctatAGTTTTTTTCAATAGTGCAACTTAAGTAAGTAAGTTTAGTtatcagaataaaataaagtcaattagaaaaaaaaattcatacagaaaaatatacttttcaaATTGACTATTTTAACAGAGTTAAAATAAGTGATTATACTTCAGTCATTTGATTTAAATTTGCTCAGAGTTGCCAGAAAGTCTAGAAACATAGAAAATATCCATACTAAATAGTTGATTGCTATGACATGTTGAATGTGCTGTTCCTCAATAGTAATTCATAGTTCAGCAATCTATGCAAAATTGCAATGAACAGTGTGCATTAAAGCAACATTGCCATCAATCACTGTATATTCATCTGCCATACATTGCCTCAGATGATTTGTGTGTCTAATTTCACAGAATAAATTTGAGCCTTTACCCCAGAAGAAATAATCAACGGGGCTCAATCTATTAAAAAGATATTGACAATATTTCCAGGCTCTATTAacatccatattttatttttaattagattcACCTCGTTCAaagcttgtaaatatttttaccatTTATATGTGCCCAGATGAAATGGATATCAATAATTAGATAATGGAGAAAACAACTAACACAGATATTCTTTGTTGTTAAAATGTTTTACGTCAGAGCATTTTGCTagaaataaagtgatttttaatcTCCAGGCAAAAGACTGTCTAAATAACATTCAGAATGTATTACAAATTTAGATTTAGAATAGATTTATGTTTGAAACAGGCCTTATACTGCTTTCAATAAATCAGGCACTACAGAACAGAATGTGGGGAGGGTGACAATGATGTGATGACTTCTTAACACTGAgcaaagaagcaaaaaacaaGTTGTCTTTCTACAATGTTGATCCCTAAGAGTGATTTCCCTTTATAGACTGCAATATAATTGCCagttgcattattattattttacaaagaacTCCCACAGAAAAAACTTTCTGGAGGTTTTTCCCTATATCCACACCTACGTTTTCTGCCATGCTCACACCGTTGGCAAAGTATGGCGCATCCAACCACAGACCATCAGAGGGCTTGAAAATTGCCTCCTCCATATACCTTCTGAGGTCGGTCAGGTTTATAACCATTCCTGTAACACAATTCATCCTTATAACTGGGCCCATGGCCTTGTGGCTTGTCTCCTTTTCCAAGCAGGTGCTTGTCTTCTTGGTTGCTCAGAGGTTTGCTGTGGCACCTGCCCTCACCTGCGGCCGGGCTGGCCTCCACCATGTTGCAACCAGAAGAGCCCACTTCCCTGCGGACAGGGCTTCCGTGCTCTCCACAGCCACGTCACGCTGCCGCTGTGCAAATGATGCCAACTGTAAATCCCAGAAAGCTGCAAAATAATGCTCTGCCAGGCACAGTTGGTGAGGATTTAGAGACTGCTAACGTCTTTCCTAAGAAACGTGGGTGacatcggccaggcacggtggctcacgtctgtaatctcagcaccttgggaggccgaggcgggcggatcacgagatcaggggagcgagaccatcctggctaaca from Pongo abelii isolate AG06213 chromosome 13, NHGRI_mPonAbe1-v2.0_pri, whole genome shotgun sequence includes these protein-coding regions:
- the LOC103891423 gene encoding spermatogenesis-associated protein 31A6, giving the protein MPRAQLLESNAPIHMENLPFPLRLLSASSLNAPSSTPWVLDIFLTLVFALGFFFLLLPYFSYLRCDDPPSPSPGKRKCHLVFPRHLVSPRHLVSPRHRVSYCPVGRRGRPRGRMKNHSLRACRECPTGLEETCDLLSQLQSLLGPHLHKGDFGQLSGPDPPGEVGKRAPDGASRSSHEPMEDAAPILSPLASPDPRAKHPQDLASTPSPGPMTTSVSSLSASQPPEPSLPLERPSPEPPALFPHPPHTPDPLACSPPPPKGFTAPPLRDSTLITPSHCDSVALPPGTVPQSLSTHEDLVASVPAVSGLGSSNSHVSASSWWQETTRTWCALNSSVQQDHLSRHLPETCQMKAGNPFLLSSDGQNVVGIQVTETTKVNIWEEKENDGSFTNQMTPEKHLNSLGNLVKSLGAEQDTTTPKPFWNMGENSKQLPGPQKLSDPRLLQESFQKNYSQLFWGLPSLHSESLVANAWVTDMSYTLQSPPFLFNEMSNVCPIQRQTTMSRLLFQAQPLSHLGPKSQPFISSTPQFQPTPVAQADGQAHLQSSFPVLSPAFPSPIRNTGIACPALQNKVQALSLPETQHPEWPLLRKQLEDRLALPSRVQKSQDVFSVSTPNLPQESLTSILPENFPISPELRRQLEQHIKKWIIQHEGNLGRIQESLDLMQLRDESPGTSQAKGKPRPWQSSRSTGESSKEAQKVKFQLERDLCPHLGQVLGETPQNLSRGMESFPGKVLGVTSEESERNLRKPLRSNLGSDLLRCTEKTHIENILKAHMDRKLGQTNEGLIPVSVRRSWLAVDQAFPVSDTHVKTSNLAAPKSGKACVNTAKVLSFLEPCTQQVLGAHIVRFWAKHRWGLPLRVLKPIQCFKLEKVSSLSLTQLAGPSSATCESGAGSEVEVATFLRKPPMASLRKQVLTEASVHMPESLLASSPACKQFQRAPRGIPSWNDHGPLKAPPAGQEGRRPSKPLTYSFTGSTQQSRSLGAQSSKPGETREAVPQCRVPLETCMLANLQATSEDVHGFEAPGTSKSSLPPRVSVSQDPRKLRLMEEVVSEFEPGMATKSKTQPQVCAAVALLPDGQASVVPHASENLASQVPQGHLQSMPTGNMRASQELRDLMAARRSNLGHKEPRNPNCQGSCKSQRPMFPPTRKSENSRKPNLEKHEERLEGLRTPQLTPVRKKEDTHQDEGVQLLPSKSHFGENIKQFFQWIFSKKTSKPAPVTAESQKTVKNSSCVYSSSAEAQGLMTAVGQMLEEKMSLCHARHASKLNQHKQEFQAPVCGFPCNHRHLFYSEHSRILSYAASSQQAPLKSQGCPNRGRQIRDQQLKSVRCNNEQWGLRHPQLLHPKKAVSPVSPPKHWPKTSGASSHHHHCPRHCLLWEGI